The sequence CGCCACTGTGCTTGCGGTAGAGCACACGGGTGAGCAGCACGCCGGCGTTGCCGACGATGAACCGCCCCGGCTCCACCACGAGATCGAGCGCGGTGGCCCGCGCCACGGGAAGCACCGCCGCCGCGAACTCGTCGAGGTCGATGGGCGTCTCGTCGGCGTAGCGTACGCTCAACCCGCCCCCCACGTCCAGGTGGCGCAGGGTGTCCACCCCGGCGCCACGGACGGCGGCACAGAGCTCGGCCAGCCGCGCGGCCCCCGCGCGGTACGGTTCCACGTGCGTCAACATGGACCCGAGGTGCATGTCGAGCCCGGCCAGCGTCACGCGCGGCAACCCGGCCGCCACCCGCGCCACGCGCAGCGCCTCGTCGAACGGAATGCCGAACTTGTGACCGCGTTCCCCGGTCTTGATGTAGTGGTGCGCGGCGTCCACGGTCACCTCGGGATTGACGCGCAGCGACACGCGCGCGTCGACCCGCAGTTCCGCGGCGATGCGGTCGATGGCCCGCACTTCGGCCTCCGACTCGGCATTGATCAGCGCGACGCCGGCGGCCAGTGCCTCACGCAGTTCGTCGTCGGTCTTTCCCACCCCGCCAAAGATGATGTCATGGCCGGAGAACCCCGCCCGCAACGCGCGGTACAGCTCGCCCCCCGACACCACGTCCACCCCGCTCCCCATCTCGCGGAGCAGCCGCAGCAGGGCGAGGTTGGAATTTGCTTTGAGCGTGTAGTGCACGCGGTGCGCCACGGGGGAGAGCACCGCGTCCAATGCCCGGTACCGTTCACGCACCAACGCCGCGCTGTACACGAACGCCGGCGTGCCCGCCTGTTCGGCGATGCGCGCCAGCGGCACGCCCTCCGCCAGGAGCGTCCCGTCGACGCGCGGAAAACCGGCGGTCAGTACGCCTTGGCCCATACCGCCTCGGTGCTGGCCGGACGCCCGCACCGGAGACAGGTCTTCGGCGCGTCCGCCGATCGGAATTCCTCGTCCGGGAGCACCCGGATCGTCGCCTTGGTGTCGGCCTTGATCTGGGCTTCGCACGCCCCGTCGCCGCACCAGCCCGCGTACACGAACCCCCCTTCCCCCTCCATCAGCTCGCGGAACCGATCGTAGGTGATGGGTTCACGAATGCTGTGCTGCTCCCGCCGTTCCCGGGCCACGATGAGCATGTCAGCCTGGATGCGCGACAGCAGTTCGGCCACGTCCTCGCCCAGCGTGTCGAGCGAGGCCGGGCGCTTCTCGCGCGTATCGCGCCGCACGAGCACGACCTGGTTCTTGTCCAGGTCGCGGGGGCCGATCTCCATGCGCACCGGGACGCCCCGCAGTTCCCACTCGAAGTACTTGGCCCCCGGCTTGATGCCCTCACGGGCGTCGACGTGTACCCGCAGGCGGCCAGGTTCGCGCTGCTCCCACGCGCCGAAACTCTCCACGATCCGGTCGGCCGCCTCGAGCACGCGCACGCGGTCCTCGTCGGTCTTGTAGATCGGAACGATCACCACCTCGATCGGCGCGAGCAGCGGCGGCACGCGCAGTCCGACGTCGTCCCCATGCGTCATCACCAACCCGCCGACGAGCCGCGTCGAGACACCCCAGCTCGTGTTCCAGGCATATTCGATGCTCCCCGATTCACTCTGGAACTTGAGGTCGAACACCTTGGCGAAGTTCTGTCCGAGGTCGTGCGACGTGCCGGCCTGCAGCGCCTTGTTGTCCTGCATCATCGCTTCGCACGAATACGTGCGCACCGCCCCCGCGAACCGCTCCGAGTCGGTCTTGCGGCCGGTGACCACCGGCATCGCCATCCACCCTTCCATGAAATCGCGGTAGACGCCCAGCATCTTGCGCGCCTCGGCCTCTGCCTCATCGTGCGTGGCGTGCGCCGTGTGCCCCTCCTGCCACAGGAACTCCAGCGTGCGCAGGAATAGCCGCGTGCGCATCTCCCATCGCACCACGTTGGCCCACTGGTTGATCAGCAGCGGCAGGTCGCGATAGCTGTGCACCCACTTGGAGAACATCTCGTAGATGATGGTCTCCGAGGTGGGCCGGATGACGAGCGGCTCGTCGAGCTTCTTGCCCCCGCCGTGCGTGACCACGGCCGTCTCCGGTGCGAATCCCTCGACATGCGCGGCCTCGCGCTGCAGAAAGCTCTGTGGGATGAGCAGCGGGAAGTAGGCGTTCTGGTGGCCCGTCGCCTTGAACTTGTCGTCCAGCGCACGCTGCATCCGCTCCCAGATGCCGTAGCCGTTGGGGCGGATGACCATGCAGCCGCGCACCGGCGAGTAGTCGGCCAACTCGGCCTTGAGCACCGCCTCGTTGTACCACGCGCTGAAGTCCTCGGCGCGGGTCGTCAGCTTCTTGTCGTCAGCCATGCGTGGGTTGCGGTGGAGGGAGCCGGCTCACACCAGCCGGCCTTCGGTCAATCTAACGGCTCGCTCTTCACCCGAGGCGAGGGACTTGAGGATCAGCGTGTGGTCTTCGCGCACGATCACGGCCTCCGGTGCTCCAGCCGCCGCGGCCGCCTTGAGCTGCCGCCCAAGCTGCTGGGCGCGGAGCGCGTATTCCACGCTCGCGCCGCCACGGCGGAGCACCTGGGCCACTCGCATCGCCTCGGCAAGCTGCGCCGGCTCGCCGTACGCCACCCAATAATCGGGCGCCGTCGATTCGGCTCGCATGAGTCCCCGGGCGCGGAGCAGTTCGCCCAACACCACGTCGCCCATGCCGAAGCCAAGCGCCGGCAGGTCCACGCCGCCCAGCGACTGGAGCAGCGTGTCGTACCGCCCACCGCCGCAAATCGCCCGGAACTCCCCGTGCGCGTCGAACAACTCGAAGACGATGCCGGTGTAGTACGCCAACCCGCGCACGATCTTGAGATCCAGATCCACCCAATCGGCCACGCCCATGGCGGCCAGGTAGCCAAAGTAGCGGTCCATCTCGGCGAGCCGCTCCGCCACCGCCGCGTCGCCGCCGTACTCGGATCGCAGACCGTCGATCGATACGCGCCCGCTTAGACCGACCACGCGCTCAACGGGCCCCTCGGCGAGCCCGAGGCCGGCCAGCTTCTCGCGCGACACCTCCAGCGGCTGCCGCTCGATCTTGTCGAGCACCGCGAACACCCCCGGGGTCTGGTCCTCGCTCACGCCGAGGGTGGCGAGCAGCGCGCGCAGCAGCCGGCGGTCGGACACGCGCGCCCGCACGTCGTTCTGCGTGAGGCCTGCCGTGCGCGCGATCTCGATGGCCACGGCGAGCAGTTCCGCATCGGCCGTCACGTCGGGCTCGCCCACCAGGTCCACGTTGAGTTGGAAGTGCTCGCGCAGCCGCCCCTTCTGCTGGCGCTCGTGGCGGAACAGCTGCGGCACGCTGAACCAGCGCACGGGTTTGCGCAGGGCGTTGGCCTTGGCGGCCACCATGCGCGCCAACGTCGGCGTCATCTCCGGCCGGAGCGCCACCTCGCGCCCGCCCTTATCGGTAAAATTGTATAACTGCCCGACGATCTCGTCCCCGCTCTTCTTGGTGTACAACTCGAGCGGCTCGAGCGGGGGCCCGTCGTACTCCACGAACGCGAACCGGCGGGCGACGTCCCGCCACGTGCGCAGGATGTACGCCCGTTCGGCGAACTCTTGGGGGTAGAAATCCCGGAATCCGGGAAGGGCGCCTTTGGCCATTCCTAAAGCTATTGGGCAAGCGGAGATACGTGCAAGCGCGCCATGGCGTCGCCCACCGTGTGGAAGGACCCCGTGACCAGCACCGTTGCTCCCTGTTCCGCCCCCAGGGCCAGCGCCCGGTCGAAGTCCGGCTCCACGGCGAACGGCAGCTGTTCGCGACGCGCGAACTCCGCCACCTCCGCCAGGTCCCAGGCGCGGCTCTCCGGGGCCGTGGGCGCGTTGGTCAACACGAATCCGGCCACCTGAGCGCGCAGGGCCAGCAGCATGTCACGCCATTCCTTGTCGCGCAGGGCGCAAACCACCGCCACCACCGGCGTGGGGGGACGCACCCGGGACAGGGTCTGGGACAGGACGCGCGCGCCGTCCGCGTTGTGCGCCACGTCGAACAGGTACCGGCCCAGTTGCTGGAACCGTCCGGGAATCGAGATCGCGGCCAGGTGCGCTTCGGCGTCCGCCAGCGACACCGCATAGCGCGGTCCGGCCGCGTCGAGCCACTCCAGCGTGAAGGCGAGGTTCGGCGCCTGGTGCACCCCGGTGAGCGGCGTGCGCAGCCGGCGCCGGTCGCCCAGCGCCGCGAGCGTGAACTCGGTGCCGTGCGCATCCACCCGCAGGTCGTCGATGCGTGTGCGTTCGGCCACCACCCGCACGCTCGAAGCACCAGCCTCCCGCGCCAGGCGGGCCAGCAGGGCGCGGATCTGCGGATCGGGCTCGCCGATCACCGCTGGACGCCCCGGCTTGAAGATCCCCGCCTTCTCGGCGGCAATCGCTTCCAGGGTGTCGCCCAGGTACTCCATGTGGTCGAACCCGATCGACACGACGCCGGCCGACACCGGATCGACCACGTTCGTCGTGTCGAGACGGCCACCCAACCCGGTCTCGATGAGCGCCACGTCCACCGCCTGTTCCCGAAAGTAGGCGAAGGCGAGTACGGTCGTCGCCTCGAAGAAGGTCGCGCCGATGCGCTCCACGAGTGGCGTCCACCGCTCCACAAACTCCACCACGCGCTCCCCGGAGATCGGCGCGTCGTCGGCCACGATGCGTTCGCGGAAGTCCACGAGGTGGGGCGAGGTGTAGGTGCCTACGCGCAGTCCCTTGGCACGCAGCAACCCGGCGGCCGTGGCCACGGCGCTCCCCTTGCCATTGGTTCCGGCCACGTGCAGCGCCGGCACGCCCCGATGCGGGTTGCCGAGCGCGTCGAGCAGTGTGAGGGTCCGCTCCAGGCCGAACTTGTATCCGCCGGTTGTGCGGGCAAAGAGATACTGGAGCGCGGCTTGGTACTGGGTCAGGTCGACGTCCACCCCGAGGCCGCCGGTTTCCCGGTCATGTGACGGAGCAGCTGGCTCACCGTCTGCTTGAGTTCCTTGCGGTGCACGACCGTATCCAACATGCCGTGGTCGAGCAGGAATTCCGAGGTCTGGAACCCCTCCGGGAGATCCTGGCCGAGGGTCTGTTTGATGACGCGCGGGCCGGCGAATCCGATCACGGCGCCCGGCTCGGCGATGATCGCGTCGCCGAGCATCGCGTAACTGGCGCTCACGCCTCCCGTGGTGGGATTGGTGAGGACCGAGATGTACGGAATGCGCCGCTCGGCGAGTTGGGCCAGCATGGCCGCCGCTTTCGCCATCTGCATGAGCGAGAGCACGCCTTCCTGCATGCGCGCGCCGCCCGACGCCGAGACGATGATGAGCGGGTACTTGCGTTCGAGCGACCGCTGGCCGAGCCGGGCGATCTTCTCGCCCACCACCGAACCCATCGACCCCCCCATGAACGCGAAGTCCATGACGCCCAGGTTCACCGGTGCGCCGTCCAGCATGCCGCTCGTGGCCAGCAGGGCATCGCTGTCACCGGCATTCTTCGTGGCCTTCTTGAGCCGCGCCGGGTACTCGGGAAAGCCGAGCGGGTCGGTGGAGCGCAGATCGACTTCGAGTTCCTCGATCGTGCCGTCGTCGAGCAGGATGGCGGCGTACTCCTGGGCCCGGATGCGCCGGTGGTGGTCGCAGTTGGGACAGACGTTGAGATTCCGCACAAACTTCTCGCGGATGTCCGTATGGCCGCATGCTTCGCACTTCTCCCACGCGTCGGCTGGGATCTCGAGTTTCTCCCGCCGCGGCTGGCGGGCCTTCTTTTCCTTCCGGAACCAAGCCATTGGTCAAATCTGGTAGCGGTGGCGAGGGGGGGGAAGAGGCCCGCCCTAGAGAGCGATCTGCGCTTCCCCGCCCCCGCCCCGCCCCTCGCTCGATATCCGCGCCAGGACGCCCACCGCCAGCCAGCAGGAGAACATGAATGATCCCCCATAGCTGAAGAAGGGCAGCGGAATCCCAGTGACGGGGGTGAGGCCGAGCGTCATGCCCACGTTCTCGACGACGTGGGTGAGCCAGAGCCCCAGCAGGCCGAAGGCGACGAGGCTGCCGTACGAATCACTGGCCCGGGCGGCCACGCGCACCACGCGGTAGAACAGGAACGCGAACAGGGCCAACGCGATGGTGACGCCCACGAACCCCAGTTCCTCGCCGACCACCGCGAAGATGAAGTCGGTGTGCTGCTCCGGAAGGAAGGCGAGGCGTTTCTGCGTGCCCATCGTGAACCCCTTGCCGAACCAGCCCCCCGACCCGATGGCTACCTGGGACTGGATCACGTGGTAGCCCGTGCGGAGCGGATCGCTGGACGGATCGAGGAACACGCGCAGCCGCGCCTGCCGGTACGGCTGGAGGTGGGCCCAGAGCAGCGGCGCGATTCCCCCCGAGACGACGTTCGCGCCCACCAGGAACACGCTCTCCCATACATAGGGCTTATACCAGATTACTAACGCCAACAGGAGCAGGAACCAGGCCCCCCAGAGGCTGGTGCTGAACGCCAGGACGAGGCTGATCACGGGACTGGCAACGAGCACGAGCAGCTCCCAGCTCACGCCCGCCCAGAACAGCATCGTGAAGAAGATGCCGACGAATACGATGCCGGTACCCAGGTCGGGCTGCAGCATGATCAGCACCCACGGAATGCCCACCACCAGCGCCGGCTTCCACAGCTCGACCAGCGACTTGGGGGCCTGACGATTGGCCGCCAGCACCTTGGCGAGCATCATCACCACGGTGATCTTGGCCAGCTCCGAGGGCTGGCCCAGGCGCACGCCACCCATGGCCAACCAACTCCGGGAGCTGGCCGCCGTGCCCGATCCCTTGCCGACGAACAGGAGCAGCAGGAGCACGGCCGTCGTGGCGACGTACGCCGGCAGGGTGGCCCACTCGAGCAACCGCACCGACGCGCGGCTCACGAGATAGGCGCCGCACAGCCCGAGCACGAACCAGGCAATCTGCTGGCGGTAGAGATGGGCCACCACCGTCGGCACGTCGGTCTGCCCCGCCGAATACACGATGGCGATGCCGTAGGTCGACAGCACGATCGCCGTTGCCACCAGGGGCCAGTCCAACCGGATGCGACCGCTGGTCCTCATCCCCCCGTCTCCACCAGCGTGGTGGGGGTGGTCTTGAGATAGTGGCCGATGATCGACGACGCAACGTGCGCCGCCCGCGTGCCGTGGCCGCCGTACTCGAGCATCACGGCCACCACGATCTGGGGGTCATCGGCCGGCGCGAAGCCGGTGAACCAGGCTTGATTGAGTTCGACCCCATTACGCCGGACGCCGCTCTGCGCCGTTCCGGTCTTGCCGGCCAGCACCACGCCCTTGATCTGCGCGCTGGCCGCCGTGCCTCCAGCCTCCACCACGCCCATCAGCGCCGCACGCAGCGCCTGAAGCTGCTCTGGCGGCAGCGAGAAGATGCGCGTGCGTTGCGGCGCCATCGTCCGGATTTCCGGCGTCGCCTCCATGCCGTCCTCAGCCAGGGCCGTGTAGAACCTGGCCATGCCGAGCACGGTCTGCGAATTCTCGCCCTGCCCGATCGCCATGTTCATCACCGTGGCGCCCTGTGTCCAGCCGCGGGGCCCGTACTTCTCGTCGAAATACTTCACGCGGTCGGGGAACCGGGGGCGGCTGTCCTCGGGCAGGTCGATGCCGCTGGACCCGTTGAACCCCAGCTGCAGGCCGCCGGCGATCAGGCGGGTGAGCCCGATCCGCAGGCCCAATTGGTAGAAGTAGACGTCGCAGGACTTCTCGATTGCCTGGCTAAGGTCGAGCGCGCCGTGGCCCGAGGCCTCCCAGCAGGCCCAGTACCGGTCGCCGTACTTGAAGCGTCCGGTGCATGGCTGGGGCATGCGGCTGTCCATCGTCACCAGACTGTCTTCGAGTCCGATGACGGCGGTGGCGAGCTTCCAGGTGGATCCCGGCGGGTAGGTGCCCTGCGTGGCCTTGTTGTAGAGCGGCGTCCGCGGGTTGGCGAGCAGAGAATCGTAATAAGCGATGGACACGCCGCCCACGAATCGATTGGGATCCCAGCTCGGTCCGCTGTACAGCGCGATCACGCCGCCCGTGCGGGGATCGAGCGCCACCACCCCGCCGCTCAGCGAGTCGCCAAACAGCTGCGCGATGTACTCCTGCAGGTCGAGGTCGATGTTCGTGTATAGGGGCGTGCCCTGCTGCGGCGCCAGATCCTCGCGCGCCCCCACCTCGCGGACCACTCGGCCGCGGGCATCCACCTCCACGAACCGGCTCCCCTCGCGGCCGCGCAGCGTGGTCTCGTACTGCCGCTCCAGCCCCTGCTTGCCCACGAGCTGCCCGGGCTTGTAGCCGGCAAAGGCCGGCGAGGCCAGCTCGGAATCGCTGACCTCGCCGATCGTACCGACGAACGCCGCCACCGCCGGGCCGTCCGGATAGTAGCGCTTCGGCGAGGACTGGATGATCAGATTGGGGAAGTCGATGCGGTGCTCCTCGAGCACCGAGATCTCCTCGAACGTGGCGTCGGGCAGGATCACGGTGGGCCGCACCGGGCTGCGCCGGTACCGCCGGACGGCCGCGTCCATCTCGCCGCGGCTCAGCGGCACCATCTCCGCCACGCGCTGCAGCGTGCCGCGCAGCGAATCGAGCGATTGCGGCAGGAGCGACACGGTGTAGCCCACCACGTTCTCGGCGATGATGCGTCCCGTGCGATCCACGATGTTGCCCCGCGGTGCCGGCAGCGGCACTTCGCGCAACCGGTTCTCTTCCGAGCGCAACGCCCATTCCTGGTTGCGGATGATCTGCGTGCGGAAGAACGCGGCCATGAGCACGGCGAACGCCCCACCCATGAACAGCAGCGCCACCCGCGCACGCCGCGCCACCTCGTTCGGGTGAAAACTCATCGCGGCCGCGCCTCGGCCGGGTCGAGCGGCCGCAGGATCGCCAACACCACCACACCCACCACCGCCGTGAACGCCGCCGACAGCACCGACCAGAGCAGGATCTGCGCGAGGGTCTGACCCAACGACATCGTGTGCCGGGCCAGCGCGTACAACACATCGAACGCCCACTTGCCGAGGAACAGGAAGGCCGCGTTGATCGCGAGGTTGTCGGCGAAGAACACCGCCTTGAGCCACGACGCGCCGAAGCCGACGATCGTCAGCGCGAGCGCCCCGGCGCCGAAGCCGCCCAGACTGAGCGAATCGGTGACGAGCCCGAGCGCGAATCCGAGCACGGCGGCTGACCCCGGTCGGATGCGCACCGCGGCATAGAGAAGGGCAATGACGAGGAAGTCGGGCGACACGCGCCACGGCATGAGCGGCTGAACGGCAAACTGCATGACCAGCAGCACGGCCACCACGATCGCGGTCCGGAACGCGGCGCCCACCGTCACGACGGCCCCCCCCCAGGCGCCCGGGCGCGGCGCACGGAGTCGGCGCGCGCGCTGTCGGCCTTGATGCTGTCCGCCTTGATGCTGTCGGCCCGGGCAAGGCGCCGCGCCGCGTCCAATGCCGCCGCCCGCTTGGCCAGCGAATCGGCCGCGCCAAGCACGCGGCGCTGGGCCGACTCGGCGCTCGCCGGCAGCGCCCACACGTTGCCCACTCCCTGCGTCGCGCGGTACGGCGTCATCACCATCACCGACGTGACGTTGGCGGGGTTCACGGCCGGCCGCAGCAGGTACGTGCGCGACCAACCCTCGGTGGTGTTGATCTCGGCGACCACCCGGCCCACGGGAATGCCGCGCGGGAACACGCCGCCGAGCCCCGACGTGATGATCTGCGTGCCGGGCTTGAGCAGCGTGCTGAATACCACGTTGCGCAGCTCGAGCAGGTACCCGTCGCCGCCCGAGCCGGCGTGCGGATAGACGATCCCGAACACGCCGCCGTCGGCCGTCATGGCGCTCACGCGAAAATCCGGGTTCGAGAACAGCATGGCGATGCTCGTCGTCGGATCGGCGCTCTGCACCAGCCCGATCACGCCGTCGGGGCCGACGACCGGGCTGTACATCGCGATGCCCGCGTTGCTTCCCGCGCTGAGCACGAGCGACGTGATGACGTCGCCCGGCCGGGCCGTTGCCTGGAGCGCCTCCGCGGGCACAAACCCCCACTGCAGGCGGCTGCCCAGACCGAGGAGCGACCGCAGCCGGTCGTTCTCCAGGCGCAGGGCGTTGGCGTTCGCGGCGGCGAGCACGAGTGAGTCGTGGCCCAGCGCGAGACGCTCCGATTCCCGCCACGCTACGCGCCACTGCTCGGTGCCGCGCTGGACGGTCACGAGCGGGGCCATGACGGTGCGCCGCAGCGCGCCGGCCACCGGCGCCCGCATCGGTTGTGGCAGCGCGAGCGTCAACAGCGACAGCACCACGCAGAGCACGAGGATCGCGATGTCGAATCGGGTGCCGGAACGGGCAGCGCGGGCCACGGCCGCCCTCAGCTACTCAGGACCGACCAGTACTTCTCCTCGTCGTCGAGAATCCGCCCCGTACCGCGCACGACGCAGGTGAGCGGGTCCTCGTCCACGTGAATGGGCAGGCTCGTTTCCTGGCTGAGGAGTAGGTCGAGTCCGCGGATCAACGCGCCCCCGCCCGTCATCACGATGCCGCGATCGACGATGTCGCTGGCCAACTCCGGCGGCGTGATCTCGAGCGCCCGCCGCACGGCGTCGACGATCTGCTGCACCGGCTCCTGGATGGCCTCGCGAATCTCGCTCGAGTGCACGCGGACCGTCTTGGGAATGCCCGAAACCAGGTCGCGCCCCTTCACATCCATCTCGCGCTCGTCACCCACCGGCGCGGCCGAGCCGATCTGGATCTTCACCTGCTCGGCCGTGGGCTCGCCGATCAGCAGGTTGT comes from Gemmatimonadaceae bacterium and encodes:
- the accD gene encoding acetyl-CoA carboxylase, carboxyltransferase subunit beta, which codes for MAWFRKEKKARQPRREKLEIPADAWEKCEACGHTDIREKFVRNLNVCPNCDHHRRIRAQEYAAILLDDGTIEELEVDLRSTDPLGFPEYPARLKKATKNAGDSDALLATSGMLDGAPVNLGVMDFAFMGGSMGSVVGEKIARLGQRSLERKYPLIIVSASGGARMQEGVLSLMQMAKAAAMLAQLAERRIPYISVLTNPTTGGVSASYAMLGDAIIAEPGAVIGFAGPRVIKQTLGQDLPEGFQTSEFLLDHGMLDTVVHRKELKQTVSQLLRHMTGKPAASGWTST
- the mrdA gene encoding penicillin-binding protein 2, with translation MSFHPNEVARRARVALLFMGGAFAVLMAAFFRTQIIRNQEWALRSEENRLREVPLPAPRGNIVDRTGRIIAENVVGYTVSLLPQSLDSLRGTLQRVAEMVPLSRGEMDAAVRRYRRSPVRPTVILPDATFEEISVLEEHRIDFPNLIIQSSPKRYYPDGPAVAAFVGTIGEVSDSELASPAFAGYKPGQLVGKQGLERQYETTLRGREGSRFVEVDARGRVVREVGAREDLAPQQGTPLYTNIDLDLQEYIAQLFGDSLSGGVVALDPRTGGVIALYSGPSWDPNRFVGGVSIAYYDSLLANPRTPLYNKATQGTYPPGSTWKLATAVIGLEDSLVTMDSRMPQPCTGRFKYGDRYWACWEASGHGALDLSQAIEKSCDVYFYQLGLRIGLTRLIAGGLQLGFNGSSGIDLPEDSRPRFPDRVKYFDEKYGPRGWTQGATVMNMAIGQGENSQTVLGMARFYTALAEDGMEATPEIRTMAPQRTRIFSLPPEQLQALRAALMGVVEAGGTAASAQIKGVVLAGKTGTAQSGVRRNGVELNQAWFTGFAPADDPQIVVAVMLEYGGHGTRAAHVASSIIGHYLKTTPTTLVETGG
- the proS gene encoding proline--tRNA ligase is translated as MADDKKLTTRAEDFSAWYNEAVLKAELADYSPVRGCMVIRPNGYGIWERMQRALDDKFKATGHQNAYFPLLIPQSFLQREAAHVEGFAPETAVVTHGGGKKLDEPLVIRPTSETIIYEMFSKWVHSYRDLPLLINQWANVVRWEMRTRLFLRTLEFLWQEGHTAHATHDEAEAEARKMLGVYRDFMEGWMAMPVVTGRKTDSERFAGAVRTYSCEAMMQDNKALQAGTSHDLGQNFAKVFDLKFQSESGSIEYAWNTSWGVSTRLVGGLVMTHGDDVGLRVPPLLAPIEVVIVPIYKTDEDRVRVLEAADRIVESFGAWEQREPGRLRVHVDAREGIKPGAKYFEWELRGVPVRMEIGPRDLDKNQVVLVRRDTREKRPASLDTLGEDVAELLSRIQADMLIVARERREQHSIREPITYDRFRELMEGEGGFVYAGWCGDGACEAQIKADTKATIRVLPDEEFRSADAPKTCLRCGRPASTEAVWAKAY
- a CDS encoding folylpolyglutamate synthase/dihydrofolate synthase family protein; translated protein: MDVDLTQYQAALQYLFARTTGGYKFGLERTLTLLDALGNPHRGVPALHVAGTNGKGSAVATAAGLLRAKGLRVGTYTSPHLVDFRERIVADDAPISGERVVEFVERWTPLVERIGATFFEATTVLAFAYFREQAVDVALIETGLGGRLDTTNVVDPVSAGVVSIGFDHMEYLGDTLEAIAAEKAGIFKPGRPAVIGEPDPQIRALLARLAREAGASSVRVVAERTRIDDLRVDAHGTEFTLAALGDRRRLRTPLTGVHQAPNLAFTLEWLDAAGPRYAVSLADAEAHLAAISIPGRFQQLGRYLFDVAHNADGARVLSQTLSRVRPPTPVVAVVCALRDKEWRDMLLALRAQVAGFVLTNAPTAPESRAWDLAEVAEFARREQLPFAVEPDFDRALALGAEQGATVLVTGSFHTVGDAMARLHVSPLAQ
- the rodA gene encoding rod shape-determining protein RodA, whose amino-acid sequence is MRTSGRIRLDWPLVATAIVLSTYGIAIVYSAGQTDVPTVVAHLYRQQIAWFVLGLCGAYLVSRASVRLLEWATLPAYVATTAVLLLLLFVGKGSGTAASSRSWLAMGGVRLGQPSELAKITVVMMLAKVLAANRQAPKSLVELWKPALVVGIPWVLIMLQPDLGTGIVFVGIFFTMLFWAGVSWELLVLVASPVISLVLAFSTSLWGAWFLLLLALVIWYKPYVWESVFLVGANVVSGGIAPLLWAHLQPYRQARLRVFLDPSSDPLRTGYHVIQSQVAIGSGGWFGKGFTMGTQKRLAFLPEQHTDFIFAVVGEELGFVGVTIALALFAFLFYRVVRVAARASDSYGSLVAFGLLGLWLTHVVENVGMTLGLTPVTGIPLPFFSYGGSFMFSCWLAVGVLARISSEGRGGGGEAQIAL
- the hisS gene encoding histidine--tRNA ligase, with amino-acid sequence MAKGALPGFRDFYPQEFAERAYILRTWRDVARRFAFVEYDGPPLEPLELYTKKSGDEIVGQLYNFTDKGGREVALRPEMTPTLARMVAAKANALRKPVRWFSVPQLFRHERQQKGRLREHFQLNVDLVGEPDVTADAELLAVAIEIARTAGLTQNDVRARVSDRRLLRALLATLGVSEDQTPGVFAVLDKIERQPLEVSREKLAGLGLAEGPVERVVGLSGRVSIDGLRSEYGGDAAVAERLAEMDRYFGYLAAMGVADWVDLDLKIVRGLAYYTGIVFELFDAHGEFRAICGGGRYDTLLQSLGGVDLPALGFGMGDVVLGELLRARGLMRAESTAPDYWVAYGEPAQLAEAMRVAQVLRRGGASVEYALRAQQLGRQLKAAAAAGAPEAVIVREDHTLILKSLASGEERAVRLTEGRLV
- the mreC gene encoding rod shape-determining protein MreC, with amino-acid sequence MARAARSGTRFDIAILVLCVVLSLLTLALPQPMRAPVAGALRRTVMAPLVTVQRGTEQWRVAWRESERLALGHDSLVLAAANANALRLENDRLRSLLGLGSRLQWGFVPAEALQATARPGDVITSLVLSAGSNAGIAMYSPVVGPDGVIGLVQSADPTTSIAMLFSNPDFRVSAMTADGGVFGIVYPHAGSGGDGYLLELRNVVFSTLLKPGTQIITSGLGGVFPRGIPVGRVVAEINTTEGWSRTYLLRPAVNPANVTSVMVMTPYRATQGVGNVWALPASAESAQRRVLGAADSLAKRAAALDAARRLARADSIKADSIKADSARADSVRRARAPGGGPS
- the mreD gene encoding rod shape-determining protein MreD, whose protein sequence is MTVGAAFRTAIVVAVLLVMQFAVQPLMPWRVSPDFLVIALLYAAVRIRPGSAAVLGFALGLVTDSLSLGGFGAGALALTIVGFGASWLKAVFFADNLAINAAFLFLGKWAFDVLYALARHTMSLGQTLAQILLWSVLSAAFTAVVGVVVLAILRPLDPAEARPR
- the lysA gene encoding diaminopimelate decarboxylase, whose translation is MGQGVLTAGFPRVDGTLLAEGVPLARIAEQAGTPAFVYSAALVRERYRALDAVLSPVAHRVHYTLKANSNLALLRLLREMGSGVDVVSGGELYRALRAGFSGHDIIFGGVGKTDDELREALAAGVALINAESEAEVRAIDRIAAELRVDARVSLRVNPEVTVDAAHHYIKTGERGHKFGIPFDEALRVARVAAGLPRVTLAGLDMHLGSMLTHVEPYRAGAARLAELCAAVRGAGVDTLRHLDVGGGLSVRYADETPIDLDEFAAAVLPVARATALDLVVEPGRFIVGNAGVLLTRVLYRKHSGGREYAVVDAGMTELIRPSYYKAYHRIEMVRPADGQGVLDVVGPVCETGDFLALDRTMDDPAAGDLLAVFDAGAYGSVMGSNYNSRRRPAEVLVDGDRFAVVTERESYEDLVRREVDHPDWRQ